A window of Thermococcus sp. MV5 contains these coding sequences:
- a CDS encoding dihydroorotate dehydrogenase, which produces MGVDLSIEVFGIQFKNPIVLASGPAGFGFELQPYLDFSKIGAITLKTITVKPRDGNPPPRLVDAYGGIINSIGLQNPGIKGFITEIVPELNKLDTIKIGSIAGFNLEEWQLLVEEMDKIKEIPLIELNLSCPNIKGKRRWAEDVKLTQEVVKTARELTNKPIIVKLAPDVTDIIEIAKAAAEAGADGLTIGNGIQGMRINVETGLPVLKLKTGGLGGPAIKPITLARVFKTSEVLDIPIIGIGGIMNWQDALEYAMAGASLLGIGTAVMVDPKSPTAILSGIEAFLKRKKIERFRDIIGIAHRGGFSVS; this is translated from the coding sequence ATGGGAGTGGATTTAAGCATTGAAGTATTCGGAATACAGTTTAAAAACCCAATAGTGCTAGCCTCTGGCCCTGCAGGATTTGGTTTTGAGCTCCAACCGTACTTAGACTTCTCAAAAATTGGTGCAATAACCCTAAAGACAATTACAGTGAAACCTAGAGATGGAAACCCACCTCCACGACTCGTAGATGCGTATGGAGGAATCATAAATTCCATAGGGCTCCAAAACCCAGGTATCAAAGGATTTATCACAGAAATCGTGCCCGAGCTTAATAAGCTTGATACCATAAAGATTGGTAGTATAGCCGGCTTCAACCTTGAGGAGTGGCAACTCCTAGTAGAAGAGATGGACAAAATAAAAGAAATACCACTCATCGAACTTAATCTCTCCTGTCCTAATATCAAGGGGAAAAGACGTTGGGCAGAAGACGTGAAACTTACACAAGAAGTTGTGAAAACTGCTAGAGAGTTAACAAATAAGCCAATAATAGTCAAACTTGCTCCAGATGTCACGGATATAATAGAGATTGCAAAAGCAGCTGCAGAGGCAGGAGCGGATGGACTAACTATTGGAAATGGTATTCAAGGCATGAGAATAAATGTCGAAACTGGCTTACCAGTACTCAAACTTAAAACAGGGGGCTTAGGTGGACCAGCTATAAAACCAATAACCCTTGCAAGAGTATTTAAAACGAGTGAGGTATTGGACATACCAATAATAGGCATAGGCGGAATCATGAACTGGCAGGATGCTCTCGAATATGCTATGGCAGGGGCATCGCTTTTGGGAATAGGAACGGCAGTAATGGTGGACCCAAAGAGCCCTACAGCAATCTTAAGTGGAATTGAAGCCTTCCTCAAGCGGAAAAAGATAGAAAGATTTCGGGACATAATTGGAATAGCCCACAGAGGTGGATTTAGTGTTTCTTGA